In one window of Acidobacteriota bacterium DNA:
- a CDS encoding type IV secretion system DNA-binding domain-containing protein, whose product MERGFNIGQNTLNGRQQIIDYDDMFLHWLIVGGTGRGKSKMLELRIRYHLDNNHGLILLDPHGSLYDDLLAYVTVAGYRNRVVLINPNDNENSVGLNFLSPNGMDVSAHASQVMKAIAKVFGEAEGETKPRLERWQRNLLMSLIEANLTLADMLDFLSVSSSLYRESVLDNVQNNYVKREWQGFDAITKRSEKENLIEAPLNRAAKMILSDPIRRIIGQRESTIDIGEAIEKGRIILVNLAPLKVSRECQQILGILLVDQIINYAFQRTKRQARKPFFVIADEAAELTSNDLPYSLQALRKFGIYFTLCYQTLTQIKRIPGYFENVMTNCDVKVAFKSSRQDSEELVGELFAGQIHGDKIKDEIHHTLLTPHETVREVVSSGTSTSRTKGEVSTEGTSDSYGGGSGSSNSFGSGSANHLIPADGFLYPMDVYSMTNSESFGRASNDFSMSSSGSSSSFSETLSNSESESSSKSIVPFYEFMREQELSSRQFYSIEEIKEQYIAWVMCQPQRHAQIKLKDDNTMPVFIAYVDEVRVREKDCQKVVARSNEKYALPAATVDKLIEERRLQIVQRESTVIDVTHEEEEIVNSRWQ is encoded by the coding sequence ATGGAACGAGGATTTAATATCGGTCAGAATACGCTGAACGGCAGACAACAGATAATTGATTATGACGATATGTTCCTACATTGGCTCATCGTGGGCGGAACCGGCAGGGGCAAGAGCAAAATGCTGGAATTGCGGATACGGTATCATCTTGATAATAATCACGGGTTGATACTGCTCGATCCACACGGCTCACTCTACGACGACTTACTGGCGTATGTGACGGTTGCGGGCTATCGTAATCGTGTCGTTTTAATCAATCCCAATGATAATGAAAACTCAGTCGGCTTAAATTTCCTATCGCCAAATGGCATGGACGTGTCGGCGCACGCTTCACAGGTAATGAAGGCAATTGCGAAAGTGTTCGGAGAAGCGGAAGGTGAAACAAAACCGAGATTGGAACGCTGGCAACGCAACCTTCTCATGTCTTTGATTGAGGCGAATCTGACGTTGGCGGACATGCTCGATTTCCTGTCGGTCTCAAGCTCACTCTATCGGGAATCGGTTCTGGATAATGTTCAAAATAACTATGTCAAAAGAGAGTGGCAGGGTTTCGACGCAATTACCAAACGGTCGGAAAAGGAGAATTTAATCGAAGCTCCGTTGAATCGAGCCGCGAAGATGATTCTCTCAGACCCTATCAGACGCATTATCGGGCAAAGGGAATCGACCATCGATATTGGCGAAGCTATCGAGAAGGGACGGATTATTCTGGTCAACCTGGCACCCCTGAAAGTTTCCAGAGAGTGCCAGCAGATTCTGGGGATTCTCTTGGTTGACCAGATTATAAACTACGCTTTCCAACGAACCAAACGGCAGGCGAGAAAGCCGTTTTTCGTTATTGCCGATGAAGCTGCTGAGCTGACTTCCAACGACCTTCCATATTCGCTTCAGGCACTTCGCAAATTCGGAATTTACTTCACACTTTGCTATCAAACACTGACTCAGATCAAACGCATCCCCGGATACTTCGAAAACGTCATGACCAACTGTGATGTAAAGGTAGCGTTCAAGTCGAGCAGGCAGGACAGCGAAGAATTGGTCGGTGAACTGTTTGCCGGTCAGATACATGGAGACAAAATCAAGGATGAAATCCATCACACGCTTTTGACCCCTCATGAGACGGTTCGAGAGGTAGTAAGTAGCGGAACGTCAACTTCCCGAACAAAAGGCGAGGTGAGTACCGAAGGTACTTCCGACAGTTATGGGGGCGGTTCGGGTTCATCAAATTCATTCGGTTCGGGAAGTGCGAATCATCTTATTCCTGCCGATGGCTTTTTGTATCCGATGGATGTTTATTCAATGACCAATTCAGAGTCATTCGGTCGCGCTTCGAATGATTTTTCTATGTCGTCATCCGGTTCCTCTTCAAGTTTCAGTGAGACTTTGAGCAACAGCGAATCGGAATCCAGCAGCAAATCCATCGTGCCGTTTTATGAGTTTATGCGAGAGCAGGAATTGTCGAGCCGTCAGTTTTACTCGATTGAAGAGATTAAGGAGCAATATATAGCATGGGTTATGTGCCAACCCCAGCGACACGCCCAAATCAAGCTGAAAGACGACAATACCATGCCGGTATTTATCGCTTATGTCGATGAGGTTCGGGTACGAGAAAAAGACTGTCAAAAGGTGGTCGCCCGCTCCAATGAAAAGTATGCGTTACCGGCAGCCACCGTTGACAAGCTTATCGAAGAACGAAGATTGCAAATCGTTCAGAGAGAATCTACGGTCATTGACGTAACCCACGAAGAGGAAGAAATCGTAAACAGCCGTTGGCAATAG
- a CDS encoding site-specific integrase produces the protein MLATVYHNHETNPSVLALPDMVRFIQSATQKGGESELAKGSVVQRSGNWYAVYRDGGTQKWERAGGSKRTAEKLLAKRMNQINAGTYQEFEKILFEEYSAKWLSDYAKISVKASTYNSYETIVRLHLNPRFGKQFLHRISTSDIQKFVSEKITKEKLTPKSVVNFLVPLKEMFKHAVAWGFIKRDPSLYVKRPRVELEEMDFFTPEEIRLFLDNVNPNHYPLFLTAVMTGMRRGELLALQWVDIDWNSNQISVRRSIYRGEFVNPKSKNSIRRIVITPILRQAFEQHRLLGRKSELGLIFSNENGFPLNPENLIKREFHSALDRAGLRRIRFHDLRHSYASLLISQGENIKFIQSQLGHSSAKTTLDRYGHLMPNLENDAARRLDKTVFGNFVRKLLENPVSEGISPKKGTPEVVELQGLKLGSGGRI, from the coding sequence ATGCTCGCAACCGTTTACCACAATCACGAAACCAATCCGTCAGTCTTGGCACTGCCGGATATGGTTCGATTTATTCAATCTGCCACACAGAAAGGAGGTGAAAGCGAATTGGCAAAAGGAAGCGTTGTGCAACGCTCTGGAAATTGGTATGCGGTTTATCGGGACGGAGGAACCCAGAAATGGGAACGAGCTGGCGGTAGCAAAAGAACCGCAGAGAAGCTCTTGGCAAAAAGGATGAATCAGATCAATGCCGGAACTTATCAGGAGTTTGAGAAGATTCTCTTCGAAGAGTATTCGGCAAAATGGTTGTCTGACTATGCCAAAATCTCTGTGAAAGCATCTACTTACAACAGCTACGAAACCATCGTGAGGCTTCACTTGAATCCTCGTTTTGGTAAGCAGTTCTTGCATCGGATATCGACGTCCGACATTCAGAAGTTCGTATCTGAAAAGATTACGAAAGAAAAGCTGACTCCGAAATCCGTTGTAAACTTTTTGGTGCCTCTTAAGGAAATGTTCAAGCATGCCGTTGCTTGGGGATTTATCAAACGTGACCCTTCACTGTATGTGAAGCGTCCCCGTGTCGAATTGGAAGAGATGGATTTTTTCACACCCGAAGAAATTCGACTTTTCCTTGATAATGTCAATCCAAACCATTACCCGCTGTTTTTGACAGCCGTAATGACTGGCATGCGACGCGGAGAGCTTTTGGCTTTGCAGTGGGTCGATATTGATTGGAACTCCAATCAAATATCGGTCAGACGTTCGATCTATCGAGGAGAATTCGTCAATCCGAAATCGAAGAATTCAATTCGACGGATTGTTATTACTCCAATACTTCGTCAGGCATTTGAACAGCATCGTTTACTTGGAAGAAAATCCGAATTGGGTTTGATATTCTCCAATGAAAACGGGTTTCCCCTTAATCCCGAAAACCTAATCAAGCGGGAGTTTCATTCCGCACTGGACAGAGCAGGCTTGCGCCGGATACGCTTCCATGATCTCCGGCACTCTTACGCATCACTGTTAATCTCTCAAGGAGAGAACATTAAATTTATCCAGTCTCAACTCGGTCATTCGTCGGCAAAAACGACTCTTGATCGCTACGGACATTTAATGCCGAACCTTGAAAACGATGCGGCTCGGAGATTAGACAAAACAGTTTTCGGAAATTTTGTTAGAAAACTGTTAGAAAATCCGGTTTCTGAAGGTATTTCCCCAAAAAAAGGAACCCCCGAAGTTGTTGAACTTCAGGGGCTTAAGCTTGGTAGCGGGGGGCGGATTTGA